The proteins below are encoded in one region of Cystobacter ferrugineus:
- a CDS encoding DUF1579 domain-containing protein: MTKQSLEQSQAEGGLHHQLSKLVGEWEGVTRTWFEPETLEDESVWRGTIRPVLGGRFVVHEYEGSFKGKPLAGMAIYGYHLDPERYETAWVDSFHTGTGIMFFTGSRGSQGYAVQGSYAAPSGPPWGWRTEIHQPEPDRLLITHYNIPPEGQGPETKAVETDYRRRAPSR, from the coding sequence ATGACCAAACAGTCGTTGGAGCAGTCCCAGGCGGAAGGTGGCCTCCATCATCAGCTGTCGAAGCTCGTGGGCGAGTGGGAGGGCGTGACGCGGACGTGGTTCGAGCCCGAGACGCTCGAAGACGAGTCCGTCTGGCGCGGGACGATCCGTCCCGTGCTCGGGGGGCGCTTCGTGGTGCATGAGTACGAGGGCTCCTTCAAGGGCAAGCCGCTCGCCGGGATGGCCATCTATGGCTATCACCTCGATCCCGAGCGCTACGAAACGGCCTGGGTCGACAGCTTCCACACCGGCACCGGCATCATGTTCTTCACGGGAAGCCGGGGCAGCCAGGGCTACGCCGTCCAGGGCAGCTACGCGGCGCCCTCCGGTCCGCCCTGGGGCTGGCGCACGGAGATCCATCAGCCCGAGCCGGATCGGCTGCTCATCACCCACTACAACATTCCGCCCGAGGGCCAGGGCCCGGAGACCAAGGCCGTCGAGACGGACTACCGGCGGCGCGCTCCCTCGCGCTGA
- a CDS encoding MFS transporter, translating into MSTLQAPGLYSNLWKLQGIRLLFWMHFFSAVLVPFYTDWGGLSLAQVLYLNAWFFLCNFLFEVPTGSVADFLGRKASLALGSAVGIGAALLYVSRPSLLVFMAAEVLFAIAYTLHSGADEALAYDSLKANGLEQRAPQVLGRMESFKLGGIITATLAGGFIASTFGLSAPMRAYVIPAALALLLSLTLREPPVQASARKERVPYTRIIIEGGRYFLGHKVVLLLALELALTNALAWGLIWLFQPLLERAGLPLRFFGVVHALSCFGQILFLGNSARLERWSGSMRRLLLGATVLAGLSFLLLATTRWLPLVIVGIILGFTFSLPRIPLFSAYINHHVPSERRATVLSFVSMVRTLGIVVMNPLIGLLAERSLSGTMALLGAGLLVLAAGSRIEERHLSLPAEPPAAG; encoded by the coding sequence ATGTCCACGCTCCAGGCTCCCGGCCTGTATTCCAATCTCTGGAAGCTCCAGGGCATCCGCCTGCTGTTCTGGATGCATTTCTTCTCCGCCGTCCTCGTGCCGTTCTACACGGACTGGGGAGGCCTCTCGCTGGCCCAGGTGCTCTACCTCAACGCCTGGTTCTTCCTGTGCAACTTCCTCTTCGAGGTGCCCACGGGCAGCGTGGCGGACTTCCTCGGACGCAAGGCCTCCCTGGCGCTCGGCAGCGCGGTGGGCATCGGCGCGGCCCTGCTCTACGTGTCCCGGCCCTCCCTCCTGGTGTTCATGGCGGCCGAGGTGCTCTTCGCCATCGCCTACACCCTGCACTCCGGTGCCGACGAGGCGCTCGCCTATGACAGCCTCAAGGCGAATGGCCTGGAGCAGCGCGCGCCCCAGGTGCTCGGCCGCATGGAGTCCTTCAAGCTCGGGGGCATCATCACCGCCACCCTCGCCGGAGGCTTCATCGCGAGCACCTTCGGCCTGAGCGCCCCCATGCGCGCCTACGTCATTCCCGCCGCCCTCGCCCTGCTGCTCTCGCTCACCCTGCGAGAGCCGCCCGTCCAGGCGAGCGCGCGCAAGGAGCGCGTCCCCTACACCCGCATCATCATCGAGGGCGGCCGCTACTTCCTCGGCCACAAGGTGGTCCTGCTGCTCGCCCTGGAGCTCGCCCTGACCAATGCGCTCGCCTGGGGCCTCATCTGGTTGTTCCAGCCGCTGCTCGAGCGCGCCGGGCTGCCCCTGCGCTTCTTCGGCGTCGTGCACGCCCTGTCCTGCTTCGGGCAGATCCTCTTCCTCGGCAACTCCGCGCGGCTCGAGCGCTGGAGCGGCTCCATGCGCCGGCTGCTGCTCGGGGCCACCGTGCTCGCGGGCCTGAGCTTCCTGCTGCTCGCCACCACCCGGTGGCTGCCCCTCGTCATCGTGGGGATCATCCTGGGCTTCACCTTCAGCCTGCCGCGCATCCCCCTGTTCAGCGCCTACATCAATCACCACGTGCCCTCGGAGCGGCGCGCCACCGTGCTCTCCTTCGTGTCGATGGTGCGCACGTTGGGGATCGTGGTGATGAATCCCCTCATCGGTCTGCTCGCCGAGCGGTCGCTGTCCGGGACGATGGCCCTGTTGGGGGCGGGACTGCTCGTACTGGCGGCGGGCTCGCGAATCGAGGAGAGGCACCTGAGCCTCCCCGCCGAGCCCCCCGCGGCGGGTTGA
- a CDS encoding lycopene cyclase domain-containing protein, with protein MTYEFLVLSLLFLVPGALIWFARPDLRWVMKRTVPLALPFATTEWLFYPEYWTPRFLFDLADRIGFGLEDVLFVAGLGAFASTAYAVAFRRAVVPRGDAVRSLPRALGALGGVLGVAGLLRGGGVPILYASVVAMGVCAAALLWVRPDLWGPGLLGGLMSAAIYLVLCLIFAGLVPGVFERTWRPSLLLRGRFLGVPLDELLYGWGAGVVATVVPAWTFGFGFGRRK; from the coding sequence TGTTCCTGGTGCCCGGAGCGCTCATCTGGTTCGCCCGCCCGGACCTGCGCTGGGTGATGAAGCGGACGGTGCCCTTGGCGCTCCCGTTCGCCACCACCGAGTGGCTCTTCTATCCGGAGTACTGGACGCCCCGGTTCCTGTTCGATCTGGCCGATCGGATCGGCTTTGGACTCGAGGACGTGTTGTTCGTCGCCGGGCTGGGGGCCTTCGCCTCCACCGCCTATGCCGTGGCGTTCCGCCGGGCCGTGGTGCCGCGAGGGGACGCCGTGCGCTCCTTGCCGCGGGCCCTGGGCGCCCTGGGGGGCGTGTTGGGGGTGGCGGGGCTGTTGCGCGGGGGAGGGGTCCCCATCCTCTACGCCTCGGTGGTGGCGATGGGGGTGTGCGCGGCGGCTCTGTTGTGGGTGCGCCCGGACTTGTGGGGGCCGGGACTGCTCGGAGGGCTGATGTCGGCGGCCATCTACCTGGTGCTGTGTCTGATCTTCGCGGGGCTCGTGCCCGGGGTCTTCGAGCGCACCTGGAGGCCGAGCCTCCTGCTCCGGGGCCGGTTTCTCGGCGTTCCGCTCGACGAACTGCTGTACGGGTGGGGGGCGGGGGTGGTCGCCACGGTCGTTCCGGCCTGGACGTTTGGGTTCGGGTTCGGGAGGCGGAAGTAG
- a CDS encoding DUF7107 domain-containing protein, producing the protein MSTVPSQKVSLLPPMLALIVGFFAGCVFVHDDYDGYGRPGQSACDDSSDCRSNQYCMRGQCEDLDAQAETCRSAGDCTRGDTCVNGVCNQSCKRNADCPNGGYCDGYYCQVTTRPDAGTKPTDGGTRPTDGGLPPVDGGSGCPRPPTDGGTGTPSDAGSAICVRNADCASGSYCINNACVRGCSTDSDCGATQQCSVGLCRPRAEPSCTSASQCTAGSDCVDGSCRVPCTSTTACASGSVCKVGYCQPSDSPGSGAECSVNCDCPSGERCVEGTCQL; encoded by the coding sequence ATGTCGACCGTTCCGTCCCAGAAGGTGTCGCTGTTGCCCCCGATGCTCGCGCTCATCGTGGGCTTCTTCGCCGGATGTGTCTTCGTCCACGACGACTACGATGGCTACGGCCGTCCCGGGCAATCCGCGTGTGACGACAGCTCGGACTGTCGCTCCAATCAGTACTGTATGCGGGGCCAGTGCGAGGACCTGGATGCCCAGGCGGAGACGTGCCGCTCGGCGGGGGACTGCACGCGCGGTGACACGTGCGTCAACGGCGTGTGCAACCAGTCGTGTAAGCGCAACGCGGACTGTCCCAACGGCGGCTACTGCGACGGGTACTACTGCCAGGTGACGACCCGTCCCGACGCGGGCACGAAGCCCACGGATGGCGGCACGCGGCCCACGGATGGTGGGCTGCCCCCGGTGGATGGCGGCTCGGGCTGCCCGCGTCCGCCCACGGACGGCGGCACGGGCACCCCGAGCGACGCGGGCTCCGCCATTTGCGTGCGCAACGCGGACTGCGCCTCGGGCAGTTACTGCATCAACAACGCGTGTGTGCGGGGCTGCTCGACGGACTCCGATTGCGGCGCCACGCAGCAGTGCTCGGTCGGGCTGTGCCGTCCCCGTGCGGAGCCCTCGTGCACCAGCGCCTCGCAGTGCACCGCGGGTTCGGACTGCGTGGACGGCTCCTGCCGCGTGCCCTGCACCTCCACCACCGCGTGCGCCTCGGGCTCCGTGTGCAAGGTGGGCTACTGCCAGCCCTCCGACTCCCCGGGCAGCGGCGCGGAGTGCTCCGTGAATTGTGATTGCCCCTCGGGCGAGCGGTGCGTGGAAGGCACCTGCCAGTTGTAA